The genomic window TAATACCCTCCCTTTCAAACAACAGTTAGAATATTTGCTTAAACAAATGTGTCAACAATATCATATAGAAACAATATTTGGAACAATCCGCAATGAAGATAGTATAACGGGTTATATGATGAATTGTGGTCAGCTTGTAAAGAGTAAAGAATATGTGCTGACAGTTTATGATCGTGTTGGTGGTGGAGATGGTTTTGCCGCAGGAGCTATTTATGGATATTTACACCAAATGAATCCTAATGACCTTATCAATTATGCGACAGTAAGTGGTGTTTTAGCACATACGACTTATGGAGATAGTCCAATTGTTACAAAAGAACAAATTAATGATTTTATAAAATATGGAAAAGAAGATATCAAAAGATAATTTGATTGATTCTTAGCTGTTGACGAATTTGCTTTGTCATACAGCTTTTTATTTTTATATGGTATGAAAGGAAATTGAAGAGAATTATTTTTTAATAATGTGTTACTCTTTCAAAAACACTTTGGGATAGTTAATAACAGTATTCTTCTATTAAAAACAACATGTTTTTTTAAAATGGTTTAAAAAAACGAAAGAGAATACAGATAGCAAATTTATTTTCAAGAGATGAAAATATTGTGCAAAGTTTCTAAATATGATTATACTGTAAGTATAGAACAAGGAGGATGAATAATGGAAAAGAAACCTGTTAAAATTGTTACAATCGGTGGAGGAAGTAGTTATACTCCAGAATTAATGGAAGGATTTATCAAAAGATACGATGAACTTCCTATCAGAGAAATTTGGTTAGTTGATATTGAAGATGGTAAGGAAAAAATGGAAATCGTTGGTGCTATGGCTCAACGTATGTGGGATGCATCTCCTTATGATGTCAAAGTGCACATGACTTTGGATCGTAGAGAAGCATTACCAGGTGCTGACTTTGTTACAACTCAATTTAGAGTTGGTTTATTGAATGCTCGTATCAAAGATGAAAGAATTCCTTTCTCTTATGGAATGCTAGGACAAGAAACAAATGGTGCTGGAGGAATCTTCAAAGCCTTTAGAACAATTCCAGTCATCTTAGGTATTGTAGAAGACATGAAAGAATTATGTCCTGATGCTTGGTTAATTAACTTCACAAATCCAAGTGGAATGGTGACAGAAGCAGTCATGAAATATGGTCAATGGGACAAAGTTATTGGATTATGTAATGTACCAGTAGGTGCAATGATGAAAGAACCAGAAACAATTGGAAAAACATTAGATCAATTAACTTATAAGTTCGCTGGATTAAATCATTTCCACTGGCATAAAGTTTATGATGAAAATGGAAAAGAAGTGACTCAAGATATTATTGATGCAATGTATGAAGGTAAAGATGGTGGATTACCAGCAAACATTCATGACATTCCATTCTTCAAAGAACAATTAGATACTATGAAAATGATTCCTTGTGGATATCATAGATATTACTATCGTCAACAAGAAATGTTGGCACATGGATTAGAAGAATATAGTGATCCAAAAGTAGGAACACGTGGACAACAAGTGAAACAAACAGAAGCAGAATTGTTTGAATTATACAAAGATCCTAACTTAGATCATAAACCAGAACAATTAGCGAAACGTGGAGGAGCACATTATAGTGATGCAGCATGTGAAACAATTGCATCAATCTATTCAAATGCCAATAGACACATTGTTGTGACAACAAGAAATAATGGAGCAGTGCCTGATTTACCAGCAGACTGTGCAGTAGAAGTTTCAGCATACATTGGAGCAACAGGAGCAAAAGCAATTGCGTTTGGAGAATTGCAACCAGCAGAAAAAGGATGGTTACAATGCATGAAAAACATGGAACACTGTGTAGAAGCAGCAGCAGTAACAGGAGATTATGGAATGGCATTACAGGCATTCATCTTAAATCCACAAATTCCATCAGGAGAAAAAGCAAAACAAGTATTAGATGAATTATTATTAGCACATAAGAAATACTTACCACAATTTGCAGAAAAGATTGCAGAATTAGAAGCAGCAGGAGTCACAATTAAAGATGATGTTGCTAGAGAATTAACTGAAAAAGGATTATAAAAAATCTGGAAAGATACTTCAAATGAGGTATCTTTTTTCTGATTATAAATATAAATAATTATTTAAATGTATAAAATTATATCTATATAGAAAAGCTTAAGTTATATATTTTTTTTCTTTGAAATCTTATCATGAATAAATTATAATAAAAAAAGAGGTGATAAATCATGTTATTCACATATCGACAAATAGCTGAATTAAATGAAACAGAAACATTTATTTATCAATATGTTATTAAAAATATTTCAGCAGTAGCTAAGATGAGTATTAGAAAGTTAGCTGATGAAACACATGTTTCAACAGCTACTATTGTTAGATTTTGTCAAAAACTAGACTGTTTAGGGTATGCTGAATTTAAAACAAAATTAAGATTGTTCCAAAAAGGTTTAACACTTCCTGCTGTTGATGATGAAATAGATACTATTCAGGATTTTTTCGAATATGCTAAAAGTGATAATTTCAAGAAAAAGATAAATCAGTTTGTCGATTATGTAGAACATGCAGATCAAATATTTTTTTTAGGAATTGGAACAAGTGGTTTATTAGGAAGATTTGGTGCTAGATATTTTTCTAATGTTGGATACTTTAGTCAAGGAATTGATGATCCTTATTATCCACCACCATGTAATGAAAGTCAGAATAATCTTTTGATTGTATTAAGTGAGAGTGGTGAAACAAGAGAGGTCATTGATCAATTAAAAATGTATCAAACAACCAAAATGAAGATTGTTACAATCACTAATAAAAAAGGAACAACAATAGATCGTATGGCTGATCTTAGCATACATTATTATATAGAAGATATAATTTTACCTCAAACATATAATGTATCTACACAAATTCCTGTCATGTATATCCTTGAACGTGTTACAAGGGAATTACAAAATCGTAAAGTGAAATTTCTTCCATTAAAGTCTACAAGCAGAAATTTATAATTTTTGCTTTTTATTTTAGTTTTCTTGTTACAAAAAATGTAACGGTTTACATATTTGATGTAAGCCCTTTTTCTTTTCTCTTGTTTATGATAATTTAACAGTGTGATGAAAAGGCATTCGCTATTTAAGCGTTGTTATAAAGCGCATATAATTACACTTAAATAAGTTTGTGATGGAATACTTAAAAGTTGGCCCCTTTTAAGTATTCCTCAAAATGTATTTCATGATATTGAGAGAAAGGGAGAACAAAGAAGATATGTTAAAAAAAGTAAAGTCGATAAATTACAAAGCTTTATTGCTAGTTTTTGGTATGATTGTTACGCTTATAAAACCAGTGCCAATTGCTGCTGCCAGTGCTACAGTACCTGAATTTAGCACAGATAAAACATATGCAATTGTATTAAAGTCAACAAATAAAGCTGTGCAAGTTAGAGATGTGTCATGGCAAGAAGCAGGAGCGGTACATGTTGATGGAATAGTGAGTGATGGAAAAACAAACAGTAAAAGTGGCTTTGAAATAAAAAAAGATAATGATGGGAAGTATTTTTTTAATTCAGTTGCTAATAGTGTACAGTTAAAATGTGAGGGTGTTTTAGGTGAAGGTATCTCATTTGTGTTCAATTTAGAAAAAGATTCAAATAATCATAAATTTTCAATTGAAGCAACAGATGAAGGATTAAAGCTAAAGTCTAATGCTGGAGCTTATCTTGGAGTAGATTCAGATGATATGCTCATTAAAGTATCTGATGATAAAGCAGCATTGTTTGATATTCAAGAAGTGATAGTTGCAGATGATTCAGTAACTATTGAAAATGTAGATACTAAAAAATTAGTCACTTTTAAAGATCAAACAGAACTGGAAGCAATTAAAGTGACAGGAGAAAAAAATAATGTGACAAATGATGAAAAATTTACAACTGTCTATACATCAAACGATAATCATGTTATTGAAGATATGAAAGATAAGACGATAGACACAGTAGGTTTTAAATCGAAATCTCATCCAAATATGGTTATTATTTCAGCATATTGGAATGATGGTGCTGATAGTCAAATCGTAGCTAAAGCTTCTAACCCTGGTGGTTGGGAATCTGTGGTTGTAAGTCCTAATGGTGATGGTACAGTTTCATTAAGAAGTTCATATACTTATCAGTATATCACGGTTAATGACAAAAACGAATTAGAACTATGTGATAAAAAAACTGAGGAATTAACAGATAGAGAAAAGTATATTATTCATACGGATGCTCCTGCTGAATTAAGTCTTGCAACTGATTTTAAAGTTAGGGACAAAGGAGAAACTGCAACCAGTATTGATTTATCATGGACGAATCCAACAAAATGTATCTATACAGGGTTAGAATTATTACAGGCAAATCAAGAGGGAAGATTTGAAAAAATAGCGGATGTATCAAATCGGTCTTCATATAAAGTAGAAGGATTAAATTCGTCAACAACCTATCAATTTAAATTACGTACAGTGAATGCAAATGGTGAAACTGAATCGGTTAGGTTTTTGTCTAAAGATACTGAAGCGATAAGTGCAACAACGCTTTCTGGTGTAAGACCTGGAATACCTACAAATGTCAATTGTCAAAGTCGTGATGATGGTAAAATTGATATTACTTGGAAAAAATCAGAAAATGCGACAAATTATGTAATTCAAAGAGCTGAAAGTTTATACAGTCAATATGAAGAAGTAGCAAAAGTAGATGGAGATGCTACAACTTATACATATGAATATACTAATGGAAAATATGAAAATTATTTTAGAGTTGTTGCTGATAATAACAGAGTTCAATCTAAAGAGTCAAATACTACATCATTAGAAACTCAATTATTTGGAAAGAATGTCTTAATATTTTCAGAAAAAGACGATATAGCAATGGTTAATAAATTAATTAGAGATATCTATAATGAACAAAGTGATTTTAAAGCTAATGCACAGTTTAATCAAAAAAGATATGCTATTTATTTTAAACCAGGTGATTATACTGGATTAAATACAATTCCAGTTGGGTTCTATACTCAAGTTGCTGGGTTAGGTGAAACACCAAATGATGTTTCTGTTAATAATATTACAGTACCAGCATATTTAGATGATAATAATGCAACTTGTAATTTCTGGAGATCAATTGAAAACTTAGCTGTAAAAAAAGTTGATCCAGTTGAAGGTGATGATGTATTTGGTGCTTATGGAAATGGCGATTCCCCAGATAAGGGACGTGACCGTTATTTAAACTGGTCAGTTGCCCAAGCTGCACCAATGAGAAGAATTGATTCTGAAAGAGCAGTTGCTTATGACTGGAATTTTGGATGGGCTAGTGGTGGATACAATGCTGATAGTAATATATCTGGTTTTGTAGATGATAATGGAACTGCTATTAGCGCAGGAACTTTTTCAGGACAACAGTTCTATACAAGAAATACAAATATAGCAAAAAATGTTTATGGATGTACATTAAATCATTTCTTCCAAGGGGTAAAAGGGGGTAATCTTCCTACTGATGATCCACTGTTAGGTGGAAATGGTTATAGTAATTGGAAAAAACCTAATGATAAAGGAGAACAACAAATTGTAACCAATATAGCAACTACTCCTATTATTAGAGAAAAACCATTCTTGTTTATGCAAAATGGTGAATATAAAGTATTTGTTCCATCTATTAGAAAAGATGCTACAGGTACAAGCTGGTCAGCTGGTAATATGGGTGAAGGAAAAGTTGTTTCTTTAGATGAATTCTATATTGCAAAAGAAGGCGATACTGCTGAAAAAATTAATGAACAATTAGATAATCAGAAAAATGTTTTCTTTACACCAGGAATATATCATGCTGAAGAAACTATTAATGTTAATAAAAAGGATACAGTTGTATTAGGAACAGGAATGGCTTCTATTGTTCCAGAAAACAAAGATGCAGCAATGAAAGTTGCTGATGAAGATGGTATAACAATTGCTGGATTGATTTTTGATGCTGGAACTTATAATTCTGAATATATGTTACAAGTAGGAACAAGTAGCGCATCAAAAGATCACAGTGCTAATCCAACATTATTAGCTGATTTATTCTTCCGCATTGGTGGAACAACAAATGAAGCTACATCTGCTAAAAATGCATTAGAAATAAATAGCAATAATGTTATTGGCGATCATTTCTGGATTTGGCGTGCTGATCATGGTGCTGGGGTAAGCTGGCATGGTAATGCAGCACAAAATGGTTTAATTGTAAATGGTGATAATGTAACATGCTATGCATTATTCAATGAACATTTTGAAGATTATACAACATTATGGAATGGTGAAAATGGGAGAACATATTTCTATCAAAATGAAACTGCATATGATGCAATTTCTCAGGATCCATCAAATGAAGATGCATGGTTATCTCATAATGGAACAGTAAAAGGATATGCTTCATATAAGGTATCTAATAATGTTAATAGTCATTATGCTGTAGGATTAGGAATTTATAATGTATTTATTTATACAGGTGGAGGAGAATTTGGTAAAAAGTATTATGATGGGGGAGTACAAATTGAGTTAGATAATGCCATTGAAGTACCAAATAAAGAAAATGTTATTGTAGAAAATGCTTGTTTACAAACATTTGCTAAATCTGGTGTAGAAGGTGGTTTATACCAAAGTACAAATCACATTATTAATGGAGTTGGTACTGGTGTATCTGCAGGGTATTTAAGAGAAGAAACAAGAGCTGCTGATGGGTCGCTAAATGGTAGACTTTTAGATAAAGATGGAAATCCTTTGCCGACTAAGATTTATACTATTAAATCTAAAAATGAGTTTGACGCTGATGTATTTAAGTATGTCATTAGAGAAGTAGATGATAAAGGCAATGAAATAGTTTTAAATGGTAATGATGATGAATATGATTTAGATGCATTAGTAAAGAAAGGTTTCACTTATAACATAAATAAAGATTCTGGTGCATTAGAAGTTTATAATAATGGAAATTGGATTAATCCAGGGGATTTCCAATATATTATACCTCTCCGTGATACTCCTATTTCAAAAGCTGTCAAAGGTAATGGATGGGCAAGAACATTCTTAGCAAGTTATCAAAATGGTACGGCCATCTATGGAAAGGCACCTACATCAAAATCTGAATTTAATAAATTTATTGGTTTAGAAACTAAAGAAAATGTTGCTCAACCAATGAATGAAAAGGGTGATGTTAATGTGACTGCATTGCAAAATGCATATAATGAAGCATTAAAATTAAAAGCAGAAAATTATTCTAAGACTTCATGGAATGTATTTAATAAAGCTTTAGAAATTGCTAAAAAACAAATTATAAATCCATATACTGTTGAAGGAATGAAAGATGATAAATCTTGTATTGAACTTTGGGGAAAACAAGCAGATGTACAACCTGCAGTTGATGCATTAAATGCTGCTATTAAACAATTAACAGTTGATAAAACTGAATTAAATAATCTTATAAAAACTCAAATTGAAGATAAATCTCAATATACAGAAAAATCATATAATGATTATATGAAAGCGTTAGAAGTGGCTAAGGGGATTATTGATAAGAAAGATGCAACGCAAAAAGAAATTGATGATGCATATAAGACATTACAAACATCAATAAACGGTTTAACTATAGATAAATCAAAATTAGAAGAATTAGTAAAAACTGAAGTTGATAAATCTAAGTATACAGAAGAATCATACCTTGCTTATACAAAAGCATTAGAAACAGCTAAAAAAGCTATTGATAATGAAAAAGCAACATCAAAAGAAATCAATGCTGCTTATAATGATTTAGCTCAAGCAATTAAAGAATTAAGAGTTATTGATTCTCAAACAGAAGAACCTAATAAGGATACAACTCCTGATCAATCTGGTCATAATCAATCAGATAATAAAAAAACTGATGGAACAAATCAAGCAAAACCAACAACAAAAATACATGCATCAAAAAATGCAAAAACTGAAGATGAAACACCATTAACAGTATATGCATTCTTAGGTTTATGTGCGATTTCAGGAGCATATGTGGTTTGCAAAAGAAAAAGAGAAAATTAGGTGAATATGATGATAAGCAAATATATTAAGAAAACAGGTCTGGCACTTTTAAGTGCTGGACTACTTCTTTCACCGATTTCAGTTTTTGCCGCAACTTCACAGGATTATTCAAGCTGGAAAAGCGAAGCTTTACAATATCCACAAAAAGGACAATTGGTGCCAGCTGGCCCAATTCAAATTACATGGGATGCTCTGAGTTTAAATGATACAAATGTAAAACAGTATAATGTTTATCTAGATGATGATCAGCCTATTACTGTTGCTCATAATGAAGAAAAAGAACAAAATATAGAAATTTATACAACGGAGGTGAAAAGCCACCAATTACATATTTCTGCTATATTGGATGATGGTAGTGAAATTAATACCAATCAAAGAACTTTCTATGTCTCTAAAAAGGGAGTTGCATATGAAAATGTTGACGATGTTGAAAATTTAGATGCCTCATGGTATTACAACTGGGGGACTCAACCAACTGCGAAAAAGTCAAATTTAGATTTTGTACCAATGATTTGGGGTCATTCACAAAATGAACTTAATAATCTACAAAATATAAAAACTGATGGATATACGACTGTTCTTGGTTTTAATGAACCAGAGGGAACATTGGGAGGTCAATCGAATGTTTCAGTTAATGATGCTATCACAAGTCTAGAAGATTTTCGTAACAGTGGTTTAAGAGTTGGTTCTCCTGCTGTTGAACATATCAGTGAAATAGCTGATGATGGTTCATGGATGAATCAGTATATGCAACAAGTTGCTCATGATGATATTGATTTTATTGCTGCACATGAATATTTCTATGATATATGTGGTGAAAATACGAAGAAAGAAGCTATTCAATTTTTAGATAGTTTACAGACTGTTTATGAATTATATCAAAAACCAATATGGATTACTGAAATAGGTGTTGTTAATTGGGATGAAAATTGGCCACATTATTCATATACGAATGAAGAAGGAAAAGCAGAAGTCCAGGAATTTATGGATTATATTGTGAATGGGGTAGATGGCTATAAAGGATTAGATGATCTTGAATATGTTGAAAGATACGCCT from Candidatus Stoquefichus sp. SB1 includes these protein-coding regions:
- a CDS encoding 6-phospho-beta-glucosidase, with product MEKKPVKIVTIGGGSSYTPELMEGFIKRYDELPIREIWLVDIEDGKEKMEIVGAMAQRMWDASPYDVKVHMTLDRREALPGADFVTTQFRVGLLNARIKDERIPFSYGMLGQETNGAGGIFKAFRTIPVILGIVEDMKELCPDAWLINFTNPSGMVTEAVMKYGQWDKVIGLCNVPVGAMMKEPETIGKTLDQLTYKFAGLNHFHWHKVYDENGKEVTQDIIDAMYEGKDGGLPANIHDIPFFKEQLDTMKMIPCGYHRYYYRQQEMLAHGLEEYSDPKVGTRGQQVKQTEAELFELYKDPNLDHKPEQLAKRGGAHYSDAACETIASIYSNANRHIVVTTRNNGAVPDLPADCAVEVSAYIGATGAKAIAFGELQPAEKGWLQCMKNMEHCVEAAAVTGDYGMALQAFILNPQIPSGEKAKQVLDELLLAHKKYLPQFAEKIAELEAAGVTIKDDVARELTEKGL
- a CDS encoding MurR/RpiR family transcriptional regulator, coding for MLFTYRQIAELNETETFIYQYVIKNISAVAKMSIRKLADETHVSTATIVRFCQKLDCLGYAEFKTKLRLFQKGLTLPAVDDEIDTIQDFFEYAKSDNFKKKINQFVDYVEHADQIFFLGIGTSGLLGRFGARYFSNVGYFSQGIDDPYYPPPCNESQNNLLIVLSESGETREVIDQLKMYQTTKMKIVTITNKKGTTIDRMADLSIHYYIEDIILPQTYNVSTQIPVMYILERVTRELQNRKVKFLPLKSTSRNL
- a CDS encoding fibronectin type III domain-containing protein, producing the protein MLKKVKSINYKALLLVFGMIVTLIKPVPIAAASATVPEFSTDKTYAIVLKSTNKAVQVRDVSWQEAGAVHVDGIVSDGKTNSKSGFEIKKDNDGKYFFNSVANSVQLKCEGVLGEGISFVFNLEKDSNNHKFSIEATDEGLKLKSNAGAYLGVDSDDMLIKVSDDKAALFDIQEVIVADDSVTIENVDTKKLVTFKDQTELEAIKVTGEKNNVTNDEKFTTVYTSNDNHVIEDMKDKTIDTVGFKSKSHPNMVIISAYWNDGADSQIVAKASNPGGWESVVVSPNGDGTVSLRSSYTYQYITVNDKNELELCDKKTEELTDREKYIIHTDAPAELSLATDFKVRDKGETATSIDLSWTNPTKCIYTGLELLQANQEGRFEKIADVSNRSSYKVEGLNSSTTYQFKLRTVNANGETESVRFLSKDTEAISATTLSGVRPGIPTNVNCQSRDDGKIDITWKKSENATNYVIQRAESLYSQYEEVAKVDGDATTYTYEYTNGKYENYFRVVADNNRVQSKESNTTSLETQLFGKNVLIFSEKDDIAMVNKLIRDIYNEQSDFKANAQFNQKRYAIYFKPGDYTGLNTIPVGFYTQVAGLGETPNDVSVNNITVPAYLDDNNATCNFWRSIENLAVKKVDPVEGDDVFGAYGNGDSPDKGRDRYLNWSVAQAAPMRRIDSERAVAYDWNFGWASGGYNADSNISGFVDDNGTAISAGTFSGQQFYTRNTNIAKNVYGCTLNHFFQGVKGGNLPTDDPLLGGNGYSNWKKPNDKGEQQIVTNIATTPIIREKPFLFMQNGEYKVFVPSIRKDATGTSWSAGNMGEGKVVSLDEFYIAKEGDTAEKINEQLDNQKNVFFTPGIYHAEETINVNKKDTVVLGTGMASIVPENKDAAMKVADEDGITIAGLIFDAGTYNSEYMLQVGTSSASKDHSANPTLLADLFFRIGGTTNEATSAKNALEINSNNVIGDHFWIWRADHGAGVSWHGNAAQNGLIVNGDNVTCYALFNEHFEDYTTLWNGENGRTYFYQNETAYDAISQDPSNEDAWLSHNGTVKGYASYKVSNNVNSHYAVGLGIYNVFIYTGGGEFGKKYYDGGVQIELDNAIEVPNKENVIVENACLQTFAKSGVEGGLYQSTNHIINGVGTGVSAGYLREETRAADGSLNGRLLDKDGNPLPTKIYTIKSKNEFDADVFKYVIREVDDKGNEIVLNGNDDEYDLDALVKKGFTYNINKDSGALEVYNNGNWINPGDFQYIIPLRDTPISKAVKGNGWARTFLASYQNGTAIYGKAPTSKSEFNKFIGLETKENVAQPMNEKGDVNVTALQNAYNEALKLKAENYSKTSWNVFNKALEIAKKQIINPYTVEGMKDDKSCIELWGKQADVQPAVDALNAAIKQLTVDKTELNNLIKTQIEDKSQYTEKSYNDYMKALEVAKGIIDKKDATQKEIDDAYKTLQTSINGLTIDKSKLEELVKTEVDKSKYTEESYLAYTKALETAKKAIDNEKATSKEINAAYNDLAQAIKELRVIDSQTEEPNKDTTPDQSGHNQSDNKKTDGTNQAKPTTKIHASKNAKTEDETPLTVYAFLGLCAISGAYVVCKRKREN
- a CDS encoding glycosyl hydrolase, whose product is MMISKYIKKTGLALLSAGLLLSPISVFAATSQDYSSWKSEALQYPQKGQLVPAGPIQITWDALSLNDTNVKQYNVYLDDDQPITVAHNEEKEQNIEIYTTEVKSHQLHISAILDDGSEINTNQRTFYVSKKGVAYENVDDVENLDASWYYNWGTQPTAKKSNLDFVPMIWGHSQNELNNLQNIKTDGYTTVLGFNEPEGTLGGQSNVSVNDAITSLEDFRNSGLRVGSPAVEHISEIADDGSWMNQYMQQVAHDDIDFIAAHEYFYDICGENTKKEAIQFLDSLQTVYELYQKPIWITEIGVVNWDENWPHYSYTNEEGKAEVQEFMDYIVNGVDGYKGLDDLEYVERYAWFPFDTTSTAAGASGLFFTGSDIKQNAQLSLGALTQLGQQYKNYSLADDYQSDIMPDDVYMDDNIVEIEKKVTVYIDENNYEIEMGSIFAQPKDPSKEGYKFVGWYSDDKFINLYDFSQPVCDDLSLYAKFEKLDEPVEYWIVKVGETTYQVEKGTTLSKISDPVKDGYVFKGWYTDADFLHAFDFDKAIDSDIELYAKWEKATENISDEDNTVTEKKTTVTTSDATQIYVFVMMMVISGGMLFITKRNS